In a single window of the Vicia villosa cultivar HV-30 ecotype Madison, WI unplaced genomic scaffold, Vvil1.0 ctg.002018F_1_1, whole genome shotgun sequence genome:
- the LOC131637508 gene encoding uncharacterized protein LOC131637508 isoform X6: MGSFLLDLAKPYVEQLVNKVIAESRYICCFTCIAKDFEEEKVRLEVERATFERHIEEATRGGEVILPDARAWKEEVDQLIQEDTKKRQKCFFESCPHCLWRYTRGKFLVNKKERIKILMATRKELTIGLPAHLPDIERYTTQHYVHLKSRETQYTELLAELKDDNNYIIGLHGMGGTGKTTLIKKVGKELKELKQFTLVIVTTVSSSPNIKKIQDDIAKPLGLKFDNCNDTDRPEKLWNRLTNGEKILLILDDVWDKLNFEEIGIPSSDNHKGCRVIITTRSQLVCHKLGCNKIIQLNLISKEDAWIMFKKYADLCETTSTQFFLDRGRKIANECKNLPIAIVVIASSLKGKKLQQHREEWDMALKFLKKDISRHKDDDDVLEIYKCLKFSYDKLDEEAKNLFLLCSVFREDEEILIESLARHAIGGGLFGEVYGSYEETRRQLVISKNKLLDSCLLLEAGQRRVKMHDFVRDAAQWIANKEIQTRKVYDKNQKEMIEEEKNLKYLLCVSDVKEIFSCKFDGSKIKILIVIMHMPFHGEIEVPNSFFENNTSLRVFNLRSGLGCAAIISLPQSMQQLKNIRSLMFAQCLLGDISIFGKLQSLEELDLYLCEINELPNEIAELKKFRFLKLEWCTFGGNNPFEVIKRCSSLQELVVKYNYDIHGEITFPKLQWFHVSDEDTTYSSLSKYVSMIYSDNKVFLSETTLKHCMQEAEVLRLTSIKGEWRNIIPDIVHMDHGMNNLVELDLHSTSQLKFLIYTKDPHSQISNVFSKLVRLVLNDMDSLEELCKGSFSADSFKSLESLSIFNCKQLRSLSRIANQCNLKSVSLMNCPMLSSLFEVSTSHNLVLLEILIVIDCQNLEYLIKDERKGETFESNSSNPMFMKLKDLIIAGCPKFEIIFPLISAHDLPALKSVGVERCDKLKYIFGQYVKLGSLEDMKLGCVPNFIDIFPECNRTMSFSINRSSPISISASKPTTHSNTIKWSILSWTDMYCCGKKLRSTTSSKLPLIDENQPHTKVMESNSNCLSINIWERAQCLSRQSKIMCNIKKIELSNLKKIKSVFVLSITPKMLLETLILEKCHELKHIIIDTGDHDSTGGNTLGNVFPKLKELTIKDCMQLEYIFGHYTNDHQNHTEYHLHLSSLERVYLWELQSLVAICPKQYHITLPVLNQLVLKYCSWDANIKSFGTIMKDLLALEDLVLTNSKIESIFCVNEVNEQQVNIGLQNIELENLNVMVCPFVGPKNSFFLPNLTKMRIIGCEKLQIIFPASILRYLPQLDELMIGDCEELQHIFQDDLENQNMSSSTTCFPKLKALSVKKCNKLKYVFPVSICNQLPELRVLIITKAKELKEIFKSSQGDGIEIVRIPNLYFVATVGLPSLFQTQEIQFQRAEYRLIKNCDKLSLTSTTRIPHFWSFSHDIPDFERNSYLYNRIQELVTEIEVEAASKNKWTSPQLKVKQTQKTDKELVENVAGQVTPLVAKLPTNSEAPRNEQSVDQQSPLEETDATVTPSHVNKLEGSMSEKAVGTKNVSPKQKELLNEQSTTQGESHATIKPSQENNGSRSEKIAAANLSTNSGTKNESPIQKGVKISVEQGATSTNSIEITSSGPTVTSEHNSLSQAPINERTMDQQTSLEETDATVTPSQGSSSEKIAAATLSPISETKNESPKQKDIKISVEGGAASTNVKTLAASTSKREKLSHEYGNGQTAIQSFSISTKEPLAMDVVDHGGPLQTNQIKNLGDTSQIVEDSGSSLFVRRELEQLVSENHLNYETLSLLTDFFVKHPSILLKDALLTNRFKGYAYTCLADLLKFLLTHSVLDVLGSSHSEFVNLLQVMRNFPFNNDWLDGVEKRALFPDLQFSQDAMQKLLDSKKQVTKEVEEMRLKLYFVNQHAEDIKHQLRSSEAVLASIIKQEEQVLETTAALSVPLGY, from the exons ATGGGGAGTTTCTTGCTTGACTTGGCGAAACCATATGTGGAGCAATTGGTAAATAAGGTGATTGCAGAATCAAGGTATATTTGTTGCTTCACATGCATTGCTAAGGATTTCGAAGAAGAAAAAGTTAGATTAGAAGTAGAAAGGGCAACTTTTGAGCGACACATTGAAGAGGCAACAAGAGGAGGGGAAGTTATTCTACCTGATGCTCGTGCTtggaaagaagaagttgatcaGCTCATTCAAGAAGATAccaaaaaaagacaaaaatgtttttttgaaTCCTGTCCTCATTGCTTATGGAGATATACTAGAGGAAAATTTCTTGTAAATAAGAAGGAGCGAATTAAAATATTGATGGCAACAAGAAAGGAACTTACAATTGGACTCCCTGCTCATCTTCCTGATATTGAACGATACACGACCCAACACTATGTGCATCTTAAAAGCAGAGAAACTCAATACACAGAGCTTTTGGCTGAACTCAAAGATGACAACAATTATATAATTGGGTTGCATGGAATGGGGGGTACAGGTAAAACTACATTGATCAAGAAAGTGGGTAAGGAACTTAAGGAATTAAAACAATTTACTCTGGTCATTGTTACGACAGTGTCATCATCTCCCAATATTAAAAAGATTCAAGATGATATTGCCAAGCCTTTGGGATTGAAATTTGATAACTGCAATGATACAGATCGACCTGAAAAACTATGGAACAGATTAACCAATGGTGAGAAGATTCTTCTAATATTGGATGATGTGTGGGACAAACTCAATTTTGAAGAAATTGGAATTCCGTCTAGTGACAATCACAAAGGTTGTAGGGTTATTATAACCACACGCAGTCAGTTGGTGTGCCACAAATTAGGGTGCAATAAGATAATCCAACTAAATCTCATATCTAAAGAAGATGCATGGATCATGTTCAAAAAGTATGCCGATCTATGTGAAACCACCTCAACGCAATTTTTTCTTGACAGGGGCCGTAAAATTGCAAATGAATGCAAAAACCTACCTATTGCAATTGTTGTTATCGCTAGTAGTTTGAAGGGCAAAAAACTTCAGCAACATCGAGAGGAATGGGACATGGCCTTAAAATTCTTAAAAAAAGACATCTCAAGGCACAAGGATGATGATGACGTTCTTGAAATTTATAAATGCTTGAAGTTTAGCTATGATAAGTTGGATGAAGAGGCCAAGAATCTATTCCTTTTGTGTTCTGTATTTCGAGAAGATGAAGAAATTCTAATTGAAAGTTTAGCTAGACATGCCATCGGAGGAGGCCTTTTTGGGGAAGTTTATGGCAGCTACGAAGAAACCCGAAGACAATTAGTTATATCCAAAAACAAACTCCTAGATTCTTGTTTATTGTTGGAGGCCGGTCAAAGGAGAGTGAAAATGCACGACTTCGTTCGTGATGCAGCCCAATGGATAGCGAACAAAGAGATTCAAACAAGAAAAGTGTATGacaaaaatcaaaaggaaatgaTTGAAGAGGagaaaaatcttaaatatttgttATGCGTAAGCGATGTAAAGGAGATCTTTTCTTGTAAGTTTGATGGTTCCAAGATTAAGATTCTAATTGTCATCATGCATATGCCTTTTCATGGAGAAATTGAAGTCCCAaattcattttttgaaaataataccaGCCTTCGAGTTTTTAATTTACGTAGTGGTCTTGGTTGCGCAGCTATTATATCATTACCTCAATCAATGCAACAATTGAAGAATATCCGATCTCTTATGTTTGCACAGTGTCTTTTGGGTGACATCTCTATCTTTGGAAAGCTGCAAAGTCTTGAAGAACTTGATTTGTATCTATGTGAAATTAATGAATTGCCTAATGAAATTGCAGAACTAAAGAAATTTAGATTTTTGAAATTGGAATGGTGTACATTTGGTGGGAATAATCCATTTGAAGTGATTAAAAGATGCTCATCACTTCAAGAGTTGGTCGTAAAATATAATTACGATATTCATGGAGAAATAACTTTCCCTAAATTGCAGTGGTTTCATGTAAGTGATGAAGATACAACTTATTCTTCACTGTCAAAGTATGTGTCTATGATATATTCGGATAATAAGGTTTTCCTATCTGAAACAACACTCAAACATTGTATGCAAGAAGCAGAGGTTCTTAGACTAACAAGTATTAAGGGGGAATGGAGAAATATCATACCTGATATTGTTCATATGGATCACGGTATGAATAATCTTGTTGAGCTTGACTTACATTCCACTTCACAACTAAAGTTCCTTATTTACACTAAGGATCCTCATTCTCAAATATCAAATGTTTTCTCCAAGTTGGTTCGACTAGTTCTGAATGATATGGACAGTTTGGAAGAATTGTGCAAGGGTTCTTTTTCTGCTGACTCTTTTAAGAGTTTAGAGAGTCTATCTATATTTAATTGCAAACAGTTGCGAAGCTTATCAAGGATTGCAAACCAATGCAATTTAAAGAGTGTGTCATTGATGAATTGTCCCATGTTGAGCTCCTTATTTGAAGTGTCAACTTCTCATAATCTAGTGTTGTTGGAGATATTGATAGTAATTGATTGTCAGAATCTTGAATACTTAATAAAAGATGAAAGAAAAGGGGAAACATTTGAAAGCAACAGTAGCaatccaatgtttatgaaattGAAAGATCTCATAATTGCGGGCTGTCCAAAATTTGAAATAATATTTCCGCTTATCTCTGCTCATGATCTTCCTGCACTAAAATCTGTAGGGGTGGAAAGATGTGATAAGTTGAAATACATATTTGGTCAATATGTCAAACTTGGGTCCCTAGAAGATATGAAGCTTGGCTGTGTACCCAATTTTATTGACATTTTTCCAGAATGTAATCGTACAATGTCTTTCTCCATTAACAGGTCATCTCCTATTTCAATATCTGCTTCCAAGCCAACTACACACTCAAACACTATCAAATGGAGCATCTTGTCATGGACTGATATGTATTGTTGTGGTAAAAAATTGAGGAGTACCACAAGTTCTAAACTTCCATTGATTGATGAGAATCAACCGCACACTAAAGTAATG GAATCAAACTCAAATTGTCTTAGCATAAACATATGGGAGCGTGCTCAATGTCTTTCAAGACAATCAAAGATCATGTGCAATATTAAAAAGATTGAGTTGAGTAATTTGAAGAAGATAAAATCAGTATTTGTCCTATCTATTACTCCAAAAATGTTATTGGAAACTTTGATACTTGAAAAATGTCATGAATTGAAGCACATCATAATAGACACGGGAGATCACGATAGTACAGGTGGAAATACCCTTGGCAATGTGTTCCCAAAATTAAAAGAGCTTACCATTAAGGATTGCATGCAATTAGAGTACATATTTGGACACTACACTAATGATCATCAAAACCACACTGAATATCATCTTCATCTTTCGTCATTGGAACGTGTCTATCTTTGGGAGCTGCAAAGCTTAGTTGCCATTTGCCCCAAACAATATCATATAACATTGCCAGTTTTGAATCAACTTGTACTCAAATATTGCTCGTGGGATGCTAATATAAAGTCTTTTGGTACAATCATGAAG GATTTGCTTGCTTTGGAAGACCTTGTGTTAACTAACTCCAAAATAGAAAGTATATTTTGTGTCAATGAAGTAAATGAACAACAAGTGAACATAGGATTGCAAAATATTGAGTTGGAAAATTTGAATGTGATGGTGTGTCCTTTTGTGGGTCCCAAAAATTCTTTTTTCCTCCCGAATCTAACAAAGATGAGAATTATTGGATGTGAAAAATTGCAAATAATTTTCCCTGCTTCTATATTAAGATACCTACCACAATTGGATGAGTTAATGATAGGTGACTGTGAGGAGTTGCAACATATCTTCCAAGATGATTTGGAGAATCAAAACATGTCGTCTTCAACAACATGCTTCCCAAAGCTAAAAGCACTTTCtgtaaaaaaatgcaataaattGAAATATGTGTTTCCAGTCTCTATTTGTAACCAACTTCCTGAGTTAAGGGTTCTAATCATAACAAAAGCAAAAGAGTTAAAGGAAATATTTAAAAGTAGTCAAGGTGATGGAATTGAGATTGTCAGGATTCCAAATTTGTATTTTGTAGCAACTGTGGGTCTACCAAGCCTCTTCCAGACACAGGAAATTCAATTTCAGAGAGCTGAATATCGTTTAATAAAGAATTGTGATAAACTCTCTTTGACTTCAACAACAAGAATACCCCACTTCTGGAGTTTTTCTCATGATATTCCAG ATTTTGAAAGGAATTCTTATTTGTACAATCGAATTCAAGAGTTAGTTACTGAGATTGAAGTTGAAGCAGCATCAAAAAATAAGTGGACTTCTCCACAG TTGAAAGTAAAACAAACACAAAAGACAGACAAAGAACTTGTTGAAAATGTTGCTGGTCAAGTGACACCATTAGTAGCAAAACTACCAACAAATTCAGAA GCACCGAGGAATGAACAATCAGTTGATCAACAAAGTCCACTTGAAGAAACTGATGCTACTGTCACACCTTCACACGTAAATAAA TTGGAGGGTTCAATGTCTGAAAAAGCTGTAGGAACAAAGAATGTGTCACCTAAACAAAAG GAGTTGTTAAATGAACAATCAACAACCCAAGGAGAATCTCATGCTACAATTAAACCTTCTCAGGAAAACAAT GGTTCAAGGTCAGAAAAAATAGCAGCAGCCAATTTGTCCACCAATTCAGGAACAAAGAATGAGTCACCTATACAAAAG GGTGTCAAGATAAGTGTTGAACAAGGAGCTACATCAACCAATTCCATAGAAATAACATCATCAGGTCCAACAGTTACTTCTGAGCATAATAGTTTATCACAG GCACCAATTAATGAACGAACAATGGATCAACAAACTTCACTTGAAGAAACTGATGCTACTGTCACACCTTCACAG GGTTCATCGTCAGAAAAAATAGCAGCAGCAACTTTATCCCCCATCTCTGAAACAAAGAATGAGTCACCTAAACAAAAG GATATCAAAATAAGTGTTGAAGGAGGAGCTGCATCAACTAATGTTAAGACATTAGCAGCATCAACTTCTAAGCGTGAAAAACTTTCTCAT GAATATGGTAATGGCCAAACAGCCATTCAATCTTTTTCAATTTCCACAAAAGAGCCACTTGCTATGGATGTTGTTGATCATGGAGGCCCACTGCAAACAAATCAGATTAAAAATCTAG GGGACACTTCTCAAATAGTAGAAGATTCAGGTTCTTCTTTATTTGTCAGGAGGGAGCTTGAGCAACTAGTCTCTGAGAATCATTTGAATTATGAAACCTTGTCTCTATTGACAGATTTCTTTGTGAAGCATCCTTCTATTCTTTTAAAGGATGCTTTACTGACTAATAGATTCAAGGGTTATGCCTACACTTGCCTTGCAGATTTGTTGAAATTCCTCCTAACACATAGTGTGTTGGATGTCTTAGGTTCAAGTCATTCTGAATTTGTTAACTTATTACAAGTTATGCGCAATTTTCCTTTTAACAACGATTGGTTGGATGGTGTTGAAAAACGCGCTTTATTTCCTGATTTACAATTCTCTCAAGATGCGATGCAAAAACTATTGGATTCTAAGAAACAAGTTACCAAGGAAGTCGAAGAGATGCGTTTGAAGTTGTATTTTGTCAATCAACATGCAGAAGATATCAAGCATCAATTGAGATCCTCCGAAGCTGTATTGGCGAGTATCATTAAACAAGAGGAACAGGTTTTAGAAACTACAGCAGCTTTAAGTGTTCCTCTTGGCTATTAG